In Haloarchaeobius salinus, the sequence ATCACGCTCCGTGGACCGGACGGAACCCGGACCACCAGCGCCCGCGACTTCTTCATCGCGTACATGTTCACCGACATGACCGAGGCGGAGCTCATCGAGTCCGTCTCGGTGCCACGGGAGCCGTTCCCGCCCGACCGGACGGGGATGGCGTTCGACGAGCTGAAGCGCGCCGCCCAGACGTGGCCGACCATCTCGGCCGGGGCGTCGGTCCGCGTCGACGACCCCGACGCCGACGAGCCGACGATCGAGGACGCCCGGCTCGCGCTGGCGAACGCGGCGGACGTCCCGCTGCACGTGCCCGACGCCGAGGCCGCCGTCGAGGGCGAGCCGCTCTCGGAGGCGACGCTCGACGAGGTGGGCGCGGCGGCCCGCGAGGCCGCCGACCCGTCCGAGGAGATGCACGCCGACCGCGAGTTCAAGCTCGACGTCGCCGCGGAGTACAGCCGGCGGGCGCTCGAGACGGCGTACGGCCGGGCCTGCGGCACGGGAGGTGGGGCCGCATGATCGAGTTCGACGGCGAGTTCGAACTGGACATGCCCCCGGAGGAGCTGTGGCCGTACTTCACCGACCCCGACGTCATCGCGGACTGCGCGCCGGGGATGAAGGAGCTGAAGCTGAACTCGCCGTCGGACCTCGAGGCCGTGATGTCCGTGAAGGTCGGCAGCGTCAGCCCCACCTTCGACGTGGACGTGACGGTCGTCGAAGCGACGGAGCCGTCGACCCTGCGGATGAGTGCGGTCGGGAACTCCAGCCGGAACGCGTTCGAGACGGCCGCGCACATGGACCTCCAGCCGACCGACGAGGGTGGGACGCTTGCGACCTGGCACGCGAGCGCCGAGGTGTCGGGCCTCATCGCCAGCCTCGGCCAGCGCGCGCTCGGCGGCGTCACCACCCGGCTCGTCAACAACTTCTTCGACGACCTGCAGGCGGCCGCCGAGGAGGGCGAGCCCGCCGAGTCGAAGCTGGAGGGGGCCGAGGACGCCGAACCGGTGGTCGAGGTCGACACCGACGAGTGAGCCGACTGGGAGACCGACCGCTCCCAGCCGATGTCTTTTCGACCCTCGCGGTCCGTCTCTCGGTCGATGAAGTCGATGTCCGTCGAGCTCCGCTACGCCGAGTCGGCGCTCGCGCCGATGCACCGCGGGCTCTGTGAGTCGTCCGACCTCGACCGCGAGGTCGTCCTCGGCGGGCAGTCCGTCGACGGTGTCGAGACGGTCAGCTCGTTCGTCTACGGCGAGCCGGACGCGTACGAGGCGCTGCTGACCGACCGAGAGGCGGTACTGGAGTACGACATCACGCCAACCGAGGACGGCTGCTTCGTCTACGTCCGGCAGGAGCTCGGCCCGGAGGGACTCTCGCTCCTGGACTCGCTCGCACAGGACACCGTGGTCGTCGTCCCGCCCATCGAGTTCCGTTCCGACCGGACGATGGCGCTCACGCTCGTCGGCCACGGCGACGACCTCAGGGCCGTCCTCGACTCGTTCCCCGAGGCGGTCACGGTCGACGTCCGACGGGTGAGCGACGGCGTGACCGCCCACGACACGGCCGTCTCGGCGCGCCAGCAGGACGCGCTCCGGGCGGCGTGGGACCTGGGCTACTACGAGATACCCCGGCGCAACGGCATCGAGGCCGTCGCCGACGAACTCGACTGCGCCGTCTCGACCGCCTCGGAGCTCCTCCGGCGGGCCGAGGCCCACGCAGTCGGTGAGGTGCTCGGCGGCGACGTATAAAGCCACGATAGCTATCGGGGGAAGGCCGGTGCCCCCGGCGCACCGAGCTATCGTATGGCCGAGACCACGATGCCGTCGGGCGAGCACCGGAGCCGTGTGGAACGCAGCCGTCGCAAGTGGGACTTCTGGAGCTCGTGCGAGCGGCTGTGGTCGGTCTACGAGCGGGACACCGTCGAGGTGCGACGCGACGCCGTCGCACAGCTCGACCTGGAGCCGGGCGACGCCGTCATCGACATCGGCTGCGGCCGGGGCGCGAACTTCGAGCTGCTCCGGGAGGCGGTCGGTCCGGACGGCTCCGTCCTCGGCGTCGACTACAGCCCGGGGATGCTGGCCGGCGCGGCCGAGCGCATCGAGGAGCACGGCTGGGAGAACGTCGAGACGCTTCGCGCCGACGCGACCGCGCTCCCGGTCGCCACCGAGCGGTTCGACGGCGCGCTGGCGACGACCGCCGTGAGCGCCATGCCCGACGTGCGGGCCGTCGTCGAGAACGTCCACGACGCGCTCGCGCCGGGTGCGAGCTTCGCGGTGTACGACATCCGGCTGGCACCGTCGGGAGCCGCCAGACTCCTGAACCCGCTGGTCTACGCCGGGTACCGACTCATCGGGAACTGGAACCGGGAGGAGAGCGTTCTCGACGAGCTGGAGCGGGCGTTCGCGGACGTAGAGCTGGTCGAGACGTTCGCGCTCGGGACGAACTACGTCGCCGTGGCGAGGAAGGCAGGACTGGAGTCGGGTCGTGCTGCTGCCGCCGAGGTCGACGGCGACGAGTGACTCAGGACAGCGAGAGCGAGAGTCTCCCGTCCCGACCGACTCGAAGTGTACACATCACGTTCTGTTCGATTGACGAGCCCGACTCCATGTGTTGGTCACCCCGGGGCTGGCCGATCTCGATGGCGACCTCCGTCCGATACTCGCCAGTCGGCAAACAGCGGTCCGCAGGGCCGTGGTAGTACACCTGCTGCCGAGCCGTGTACGTCTCACCGCCGGGGATGTGGACGGCGGGTGCCATGGAGATGAAGGAAACGTAGGCCTCGCCGTCGTCGCCGTCAACGACCCGCCAGCAACCGGCCTCCCGTTGCCGCTCGCCCCGGCGGACGTCGACCTGGCTCGACTGCTCCGGGAGCAGGATCACCTCGCCGTGCTCGCCGGCCAGCTCGGAGACGAACTCGAACGGGCTGGCACCGAGATTCGCGTGCTTGACACCGAGAACTGCGCCGCCCGCGTTCTCGATCCGAATCTCGGTCCGGCCGGGGGCGTCGGCGGACGGCTGTTCGACCACGGCACCGTCGAACTGCAGGGGCGGTTCGTCGTGACCGTCGCCCTGGTCGGTCGGCAGTCAACCACAGCCCGCGAGGCCGCCGACGGTCGCGACGGCCGCCGACTGGAGGAACCGCCGCCTGTGGAGGGGCATATCGTGTTCTGTGACACGTCGTGGCAAGTGCTTTGTCCCGCGTCCACCCGGCCGTTCACGGGGCACCTGCACCCGGCTGGCGGGTCACGTTCCGTAACACTATACCCGGAGCCGACCCTCGCCACGACCAGATGACGCTGGCGAACGTCCCCCGCTACGCCGAGTCGGTGGTCTCCCGGCAGGGCGAGCACGCCGTCGTCGTCGGGGCGAGCATGGCCGGGCTGGTCGCGGCCAGGGTGCTCGCGGACGCGTTCGACCGCGTGACCGTGCTCGACCGCGATTCGCTCCCGGACGACCCGGTCACCCGACGGGGCGTGCCGCAGGGCCACCAGCCGCACGTGCTGCTGGAGGCGGGACGGGCGACGCTCGCGGACCTGTTCCCGGGCTTCGCGGAGGAGCTGCTGGCGAGCGGCGGGCTGGTCATCGACTGGACGCACGACCTCGTCCACTACGAGGCGGGCGACTATCTCGAACCCGGACCGACACGACGGCCGATGTACGCGGCGAGCCGGCCGCTGTTCGAGGCGGTCAGCCGACGCTGTCTGGCGACGGTCGACGGCGTGCGGCTCCGTCCTTCGTGCCGGTTCGTCGACTACCACCTCGCCGACGACGGGAGACGGGTCGACGGTGTGGTCGTCGACTCCGGCGACGACGCGGACACCGCTACCCTCCCTGCTGACCTCGTCGTCGACGCGACGGGGCGGACCTCCCGGACGCCCGCGTGGCTCGCCGAACACGGCTACGAGCGCCCGCCGGAGGAGGAGGTGATGGTGGACGTCCGCTACGCGACGGCGGTCGTCGACCGACCGCCCGGGGACCGCCGCGCCTTCTTCGTGCCGCCGACCGCGCCCCGGACCCGCGGGGGTGGCGCGTTCCCCGTCGAGGGCGACCGCTGGCTCGTCACGCTCCAGGGCGTCCACGGCGACGACCCGCCGACGGACCCGGCGGGGCTGCAGGCGTTCGCGGCGAGTCTGCCGGTCGACCACCTCGCGCGGCTGCTCGACGAGCGCGAGTGGGTGGGCGATGGCGTCCAGAGCTACCCGTTCCCGTCGAACAGGCGTCGCTACTACGAGCGGTTGGACCGGTTCCCCGACGGGCTGGTCGTCGTCGGCGACGCCGTCGCGAGCTTCAACCCGGTGTACGGGCAGGGGATCTCGGTTGCGGCGCTTGAGGCGCTCGTCCTGCACCACGCGCTCGCAGACGGCGGGGTCGACGGACTCGGCCCTCGCTTCTTCGACCGGGCGAGCGAGGTGGTCGACGTGGCCTGGACGATGGCGGTCGGCTCGGACCTCGGCTACGAGGCGACCGAGGGCTCGCAGTCGGCGGTCGAGTGGCTGTTCACGCGCTACCTCGCGCGACTGGTCAGGACCGCACAGGACGACGGGGCGGTCGCCGACGCCTACGGCCGGGTCGTGACGATGGCGGAGCCGCCGTCGTCGCTGCTCAGGCCGGGGCTCGCGGCGCGTGTGCTGTCGCCGCGGTAACGGGGACGTCGACAGCTCGTCACCGCTATTCCTCCGCCTCCCGAAGCCGCTTCCGTGCCCGGTGCGCCGTAAAGGGAAGGCGGTCGGCGGTCACGCCCAGCGGTTCCAGCGCGTCGTTGATGGAGCAAGCGATGGCCGCGGGCGCGTCTATCATCCCGCCCTCGCCGACGCCCTTCGCGCCGGTCTCGGTGAACGGCGACGGGTGGCTCGTGTGCTCCATCTCGATGTCGGGCATGTTCTTCGTCGACGGCAGCAGGTAGTCGAACATCGTGATTGCCTGCGGCTGGCCGGAGCCCTGGTCGTAGCCGAACTCCTCCATGAGCGCCGCGCCGAGGCCCTGCGCGATACCGCCGTGGGCCTGCCCCTCGACGATCATCGGGTTGAGCATCGTCCCGCAGTCCCGGAGCGTGTAGAACTTCAGCACCTCGACCTCGCCCGTCTCGACGTCCACCTCGACGATGGGCGCGTCGACGGCGTAGGCCGCGGTCGGGTACACCGGATACTTGCTTGTCAGGGCGTCGTCGAACTCGGAGATGCCGGTCGCGGGATGCTCGTAGTCGTAGCTGACGCGGGTGCGTCCCTCGTCGTCGAGCTCGGCGAGCTTCGCGAGCGAGAGCGACTCGTCGGTGCCGCCCCGTTCGACGCGACCGTCGCGGTAGGAGACGGCCTCGCGTTCGACGCCCCAGTGGTCGGCCGCGAGTTCGGCGAGGTTCTCGCGCAACTGCTCGCCGACGCCGACGCTCGCGCCCGAGAGCATCACGGCCATGCGGGAGGCGGCGCTGCCGTACTCGGTCGGGGCCTCGACGCTGTCGAGGTAGTCGACCTCGATGTCGCTCGGCAGGAGTCCGAGCTCGTCGGCGAGCAGCTGGGCGACGAGCGTCTGGTGGCCCTGCCCGGAGCTGTCGGTGGCGAGCCACGCGAGCACCGTGCCGTCGGGTTTCACCTCCGCGCGGAGGTGTTCGGGGAGCTCCGCGACGTCCTCGCGGGTACGGTTCTCGATGGTCTCGTCGTCGGTGCGCTGGCGGTCGGTCCAGTCCGACCCGGAGACGCCGGGCTCGATGAGGACCGCGGTCTGGGTGCCCCGGTAGTAGCCCTCCTCGCGACGCTGTTCG encodes:
- a CDS encoding FAD binding domain-containing protein: MKPAQFQYHRPTSAAEAVELAAELEEAEFMAGNQSLGIVMSNRLATPANIVDLSRVDELDFVEVDEDTVRVGALTTHRSISQSDALAEHVPMLPAAAEQIAGPSVRNRGTLGGSLGEADPAGNYPAALVALDGDITLRGPDGTRTTSARDFFIAYMFTDMTEAELIESVSVPREPFPPDRTGMAFDELKRAAQTWPTISAGASVRVDDPDADEPTIEDARLALANAADVPLHVPDAEAAVEGEPLSEATLDEVGAAAREAADPSEEMHADREFKLDVAAEYSRRALETAYGRACGTGGGAA
- a CDS encoding CoxG family protein, which codes for MIEFDGEFELDMPPEELWPYFTDPDVIADCAPGMKELKLNSPSDLEAVMSVKVGSVSPTFDVDVTVVEATEPSTLRMSAVGNSSRNAFETAAHMDLQPTDEGGTLATWHASAEVSGLIASLGQRALGGVTTRLVNNFFDDLQAAAEEGEPAESKLEGAEDAEPVVEVDTDE
- a CDS encoding helix-turn-helix domain-containing protein; its protein translation is MKSMSVELRYAESALAPMHRGLCESSDLDREVVLGGQSVDGVETVSSFVYGEPDAYEALLTDREAVLEYDITPTEDGCFVYVRQELGPEGLSLLDSLAQDTVVVVPPIEFRSDRTMALTLVGHGDDLRAVLDSFPEAVTVDVRRVSDGVTAHDTAVSARQQDALRAAWDLGYYEIPRRNGIEAVADELDCAVSTASELLRRAEAHAVGEVLGGDV
- a CDS encoding class I SAM-dependent methyltransferase is translated as MAETTMPSGEHRSRVERSRRKWDFWSSCERLWSVYERDTVEVRRDAVAQLDLEPGDAVIDIGCGRGANFELLREAVGPDGSVLGVDYSPGMLAGAAERIEEHGWENVETLRADATALPVATERFDGALATTAVSAMPDVRAVVENVHDALAPGASFAVYDIRLAPSGAARLLNPLVYAGYRLIGNWNREESVLDELERAFADVELVETFALGTNYVAVARKAGLESGRAAAAEVDGDE
- a CDS encoding NAD(P)/FAD-dependent oxidoreductase — its product is MTLANVPRYAESVVSRQGEHAVVVGASMAGLVAARVLADAFDRVTVLDRDSLPDDPVTRRGVPQGHQPHVLLEAGRATLADLFPGFAEELLASGGLVIDWTHDLVHYEAGDYLEPGPTRRPMYAASRPLFEAVSRRCLATVDGVRLRPSCRFVDYHLADDGRRVDGVVVDSGDDADTATLPADLVVDATGRTSRTPAWLAEHGYERPPEEEVMVDVRYATAVVDRPPGDRRAFFVPPTAPRTRGGGAFPVEGDRWLVTLQGVHGDDPPTDPAGLQAFAASLPVDHLARLLDEREWVGDGVQSYPFPSNRRRYYERLDRFPDGLVVVGDAVASFNPVYGQGISVAALEALVLHHALADGGVDGLGPRFFDRASEVVDVAWTMAVGSDLGYEATEGSQSAVEWLFTRYLARLVRTAQDDGAVADAYGRVVTMAEPPSSLLRPGLAARVLSPR